The Raphanus sativus cultivar WK10039 chromosome 6, ASM80110v3, whole genome shotgun sequence sequence GAGGGGGAAAGATAACAATGGTGGTGATTTTGGTGGAAGGGTAACGAGTTAGGACGTGGGTTTTAAGCCATGTTTCAGCCTTTATGATGCTTGATGAAATCTCGGTAATTGTTTTGTTGTCTCTCACGGAAACAGCTAATTCAAGATCAGTGGTTTGAGGAAGAAGTTGAAGGAGACTCAGGGCTTCAATGGGTGTTGATTCTTGACCAGCTCCTGCATACACACAGATTATAGCTATGAGTTGCaagaaacagaaaaaacaaaaagattatgTGATATCTACCTGCAAAACCAAGAATAggaatgaagaagaaaatgtaAAGAAGATGTCTCATTTTTTTGCTCTCGGTTTCTTTACTTTACTTGTGTGTTGGGTTTCTTTCCTCAGGCATATGTGAAGTTGATTATAAAAGATGGTTTCTTAAAGGGTACAGAGGAAGAATCAACATATggtcatattttatttttaatgaaaaaaagaaaaagaaaaggcaACAATGTTGCATAGTTACTGAGGTTCTTTGGTTGAAATCTGTtgtatatttggatattttcaCTATAAAAGTGGTCTATTCAACACTGACATGAACAATAATGCCCGTTGAAATGCTGACATTGTTCTGTTTTAAGAAACTGTACATTGTGACATACTGACATATCACACGAGAAAAGTTCGTTACACAACACACAGCAGAACGTTGAATAAACAAACGAACAGAACAGAACGTTTGGATAAAGGAAACGACAGCGTAGTAGGGGAATCCGTAGATGGAAGAGGGAACATCACGGAAGGCATAATAATCGTGGGTCGTAATGACGTGGAAAACAAAAGGCCTCCGTTATCACTTTAAATAACCAATTCATATTTTCGCGCCTTATTTGTAGGCCATAAGGTTCATTTGAGCGGCACAAATGGGCTTCTGTTTAGGTCCTTGAGTACAGCCCGAGTCATTGGGCTAACTCGACCATTGATTCTTCGCTTCtatcaaaagatttttttgttctattaATAAAGAGGAAAGCTTTTGCTTCAAGAGttcttcaaataaataaaaagttgcTTTGAGatgataatttaattatttacaatttGACTTCATTTCgagttattttatttgaaagGCTGTGATTAGACTGATTATTGAGTGAAGTAGTGTGGGATTCTAAATTGCTTTGAACGTTTTGCATAATCCCATCACAATCATTATGACAACACTATGAAGGGATTTGTCTAGTAGCTTTATCATGATTACCACCAATAATTAGTATTTTAATCAACCAGATTATTAAAGAAATTAAACATATAGTTTAAGATACAAGCATTGACCCATCCGACCATGATCATCTCGGATCTGTCGGTATCATTAGTTAATAGTTGAGAAATAGTTTTATCCAACGTTCATTTCTCTTAACTACATcgagaaatttatttttaaaatatgaaaatcaaacTCGACTGGAAAGTATAGCCGGTGGTGCTTCACAATACTTTCAGGCCCTTCACAATATATGGATTGTACTACACGATGAGTCCTGTAAAATGCAACATTAGTTCAAGTTGGTTTTGGATTAAAATCACAAcacttttttagttttaatttaataactCTGTCTTGTGACTTTTCtcaatataaatagtatatgagagtGGCAATAATGATAGGAAAATGAGTACAAAATGTTGACGAATATTGTGTACCTTGAGTATTAACTGTCGGTAGAATATTTGTTGCTCCTCTCTTTTTACATCATTTACTTGTTCTTACTGGCAATGTATTAAGCCATTATCACGCAAGGTAGCTAAAACTTAGAAGTatgcttaaaatatataactaaaaatactataaaaacaAACTCTTTAGATTATTGTTACTAGATTTCATGCATGATTCGTTAGTAAACTAGATAAAAGATAAAGGGGACTTTGTAAATGCGAGCAAAATAAATGGGCATCCCCAGCAAATGAAATCTGAAAAAGGTATACATGAAAGATAATAAGAagctttttgttaaaataaaagcaTAACGCTAGAGAGAGCTTGTCTACACATGTATACAAGAATAAAAGCAAAGAAAAGTTAAAGATTAAAGATACAAATGTAACGTTGAGCTAACTTTATTCCAAAATTATATGTATGGGTCTTCTTTCTTCAAGTTTGttcacatcttttttttttaaacagccTCTATAAACTTGAATTATACGTATATTAACCCATTTTGTGTAAAAAGGGCTATATGCCAGTGAAATTCGTTGTAAGAGGAACAAATTAAGTTCATCTTGTTTAGTTTATGGAATATACATTTCAAACAATGCAATACAACAAAGTCCAGTGTTTCTGatattcataaataataattatgtataTCTGGATTGGGGAATAAAGCTGAATTTTAACATATACCCATCAGCTTtacagttttttcttttaaagatttGTTAATGGTGAAAACCAAACTTTTAAAGTCTCTTGAAAACTGCAAATGTTGGCCAATATTCTCATCTAAAATACAGTAGACTGGACCACAATGGATGGACTGGTTTTCCGGCTATAGAACCAGCCAGTATTAGTTTAGCAAACGAGTTATTAATTACAACTATTAAGAATAAAATCAACTTAGGAAAttgaaaaaatacaaaaatcaaaaagtCGACGACGGACTGGCATGTACATGTCGTTTTCCTCTAGACGAAACAGAATCAGAAATTTCTACGTTGGACGGAGGAGAAGGACAATATATTGTGTCGGATTAGAAAATGAAATCTAATGTAAAGCAACGTGACCATGAGAGTCCCATCCACAGCTTAATTACAAAGTAATGTGAGGTTGTCTCTATGCTTTCAACAactacaaatatatttatttgtttgtttttaacaTATGTTTCTTGTTCACAAATAATGCGTCTTAAAGTTTTCACGGATAATTAATCACTGATTAACGAAATATTAAAGGGCGGTAAAAAAAAAGTAGCTTAAACGATCCCGGAATGCTGACGTCAGCCTCTGCTCTCTACTTTCCCTTTTCTCgcctttattttttaattttctttttttttcccattAACCATTTTCTTAGTTGTCTTTCCactgaagaagatgaacttAGAAAGAGAGGAGAGATCTTAAAAACGGTTAATCACAAGTCACCATGAGAGCTCCACACTcgactttcttcttcttcctcctcctcctcttatcgTTCTCCGTCAATGGCGTGAAGCTGAACGAGATTCATCGAAGAATTCTCCACCAGCCGCTTTTTCCTTCCGCCGGAGACCTCTCCTCCAGATATCGAGTCCTCACCGCCTGCCTCCCGACGCTCCCCGATCAGCCTTTCTTCCCCGAGAATCCATCCACGCCTGACCAGACTCCNNNNNNNNNNNNNNNNNNNNNNNNNNNNNNNNNNNNNNNNNNNNNNNNNNNNNNNNNNNNNNNNNNNNNNNNNNNNNNNNNNNNNNNNNNNNNNNNNNNNACCTCCGGTTGGTTACCATTTGATCTTAGAgtggttttaaaaaaatcctCAACAGGTGTTGCAAAAACGAATAGGACGAATGCTGAAACGAGCAAAGCTCCTGTTCCAACTAATGTTTGTTTCAGCATCTTGATTACCGGCTTCACCTGAAACTCACAAAAGTTGCATGTCTTTTCATTTTTCACCACTGAATAAGAaatgttgccaaaaaaaaaaaaaacatcgtcTGCATTTTACCTTGTACGAACCTAACAACCTGTCCCGAGCCAATAcctgagaaagaaaaaaaacaaagatgcaAAGTCACAGTCAGAGTCAGTTATTTGGAGCAATGAATGTTCATTTCTTCTAGTGAAAAGGAAAAGACTTTGGAAATGCAGACCTCAGGTGGCTTAACCCACATTTGGCCATCATACCATCCGCTCTCTTCGTACGGAATAACAGCAGAGAGTAGTCTATCTCCAACATAGCTCCATCCCTAACAACAAACCAACCAACTTCATTATAATCCACTTATAAATTCTGTTAAGCTatgagaaacagaggaaaagtatatatataaaataccaGGTAAATTCTCAAGACAATCAATGAAACCAGGAATAAAGTTCCTGTCCCTGCAGCTATAACAAACCTCAAAGGTTCCTGCAAGggaaatttttatatatattataatcttcttcttcttcaagagagagagagagagaacggcTCAACTCAAGTGATTTTGAAGTTCACTCACTCTGGAAGGATTAAAGCTAGCAGCAGCGATGGGAACTCCAAGAACAGTGAAAGTGACCAACCAAAGACCACCTATACGAAGAAAGAATTGGGTTGGACTCAGTTCTCCCCATGAATACAACGTCCCTTCCTTCAAAGCCGAATACTCATTCACCTAAAAGAAAatatcataattattattatgactcttttaaaaaatattttatctatttatagagttggaaagaaaaagacaaaaaaaaaaagcaaatataCTTACAGGTCTTTGGTCGGAAGGAACTTGTATCTCAGAGCTAGGATCCCAGCTTTGTCCAGAGAAACTCATGCTTCCACTTCCGTTACCTTCTTCCTTCATTGCTTTCACAGAAACGCTTAGAAACATCTGCTTCTTCTTACCATCATCATCGCCATATTTAACGTTCGACGAATAATCATAGTAGCTGCCGAGCTTTCTGTTACAAACGCGATTGGCTGGTGGTATCTTCGGAAGCAAAGGGTAATTAACGTTTAATCTGAGCATTTTGCCAATGAGTTTTGTGAGTGTCCGTCGCGTTGattgaagaaaagatcaaaggtTAGTGGAGCAGAGCTCCTGAAACACGTCAAACACTGCATAGCCagaaaaactaatataattcttttttcttttaaatcttaTTAAGTATTTGGCTTCTGCTGACTTGTGTCGTCTGTCTCTAGCCATGTGGCAGATGCTCCCTTGCACACAGTTTTCCCgggtatctctctctctattaatttttattggGTCACTAAGCCCAGTTTAATTTAATCggctttttatttattataaagaccCATTAAGTCGTCCAAATAAGCTTTATATGACAAATTATTAACCACTGTTATTATATGGAACAGCGAGTGTAAACAATATGCTTCCAATCCATTAATGTATAGTAATTTTATACGTTTAATACATTCGGAATTCACGACAAAGTGTTTTAAACGTtggacaaaaaagaaaacaccaCACAGTTTAGATATGATacttgaagaaaagatcaaacacttacccatcatcatcatcgccattcagatctctctctctctctctctctctctcttgagtTTCATTGACTTCTCATCCTGCTGGTTTCTGCTGCCCTGACTTGCGAGAAGTAAGCATGCGCCTGCCATCCAAAATCAATATAATCTATTTACCTCAAATGTAAAAATGAAAACTATGAGAAGAAAGTCggctccttttttttttactacttACCATGGCTTCTTTTGCAGTTAATCTGTCTTGATGATCATACCGGAGTAGCTTGTCCAGGAAATCAATCGCCTACATTGTTTAAAGACACACAAACCCTCTTTAAAACCCCAAAACTAAAACCGTTTTCTTTAAGAAGATGAATCAAGAACAAATAATAGTAAGAACCTCGGGTGAGACTAGATGCTGATTGTCTGCGTTGATGAATTTGGACCAAGGCTTCCTGCTATGCCTGTGTGTTGTGTGTCCGTTGAACCATAATGATTCAGTAAAAAAAGAACCTCTCTTACAAAAATTAAGTTACAAAACATACCGTCCAACGAGTGCTTCGAGTTGTGGTTCAAGTTCTAACTGGTACTTATCTAGATAAGCGTTTAAGTCATCTGTCCCAAGTACCTATCAACAACAAGCAGAGAGATATgttcatattcatttttataaccACAATGAGATCTGAcaactgagagagagagagagttgtacAAACTTTACCTTGGCGATTTTCACTAGCTGATCCTGATTGTCATGGCCGTAGAAAAAAGGTTCCTTACGGAATATCTACACGAGATGAATAATAATCAGATTAAACCAAAACGCAATTTTGAAGACATAGTGTAATATACAACCAAGGCTCACTCACCATCCCAGCAAACATACAGCCAAGGCTCCACATATCCAATGAGTAGTCATAATCTTGCAAGTCCACAAGAAGTTCAGGTCCCTTAAAGTATCTGATATACGACGACGCATTGGGGAGacaacatcagagtgaaccttAGCTACAGCGAAGATAGAGAGGATATAAAGTAAAAACCATACCTCGACGCAACACGGACATTATACTCTTTCCCAGGGTGGTAAAACTCAGCGAGACCCCAATCTATCAGCCTAAGCTTACGCAGCTCATGGTCAATCATAACATTGTGAGGCTTTACGTCTCTGTGCATTATCCCTTGCGAATGGCAGTAATCCAATGCCTGGAAACAAACAAGTAGTAGTCTCGAATGGAAGCTAGCCACCAAATAATGTAACAATTTATAtacaagaaattgtttttttacctTCAAGAGCTCAAAGATGTAGTAACGAATGTCGTAATCAGTCAAGGTCGGATAGAGAAGTTTAAAGTCAGTGCTGTTGACATACTCGAATATCAAGCTCGGAGTTTTGGAATGCTCATCTCTAACAACATCAAACAGCTTCACAATGTTGGTCCCACCACACAAGTTCTGCAGTATCTTGATCTCTCTCcttatcttctttttcttaacgGGTTTGAGGATCTTAACGATGCACTTCTCCTTGGTGTTCACGTTAAACCCCTCGAACACTTCACTGTACTTCCCACGCCCCACCTTCCTCACTACCTCATACTCATCTTGCTCCCTAGACACAACAAAGATCCaaacttttaactaaaaaacaCTAAAGAGAGCTGTTTTGATCACTAAAggttgaaacttttttttttctagggtTTCACAATCAATCTTACCCCCACTGAACATTGAGCGACTCGTAATCCCAATAATCCTTGCTTCGTACCACGTTGACGTCCGTGTACACGCGAGCTTTCGACATCGCCCGCGTCTGATCGGAAACAGAGATCTCGGCGGCGAGAGGATCTGGATCGATACCGACGGAAGCAGGTGTCTCCGTGGGAGCGACGAGAGGCGAGCGTCGGATTGGAGAGTGCGCCAGAGGCGCACGTAACGTCAAGACGGCGCACAGTAGCAAGAAGCGTCGACGAGGAGGAGATTGGAAGGAgatgaaggaggaggagaagaagaagacgaagaatgGCACATGTATCATTCACTACACTCTCCCGCACCTGATTCTGATTTcacattttcttctttcttttgcgCTAACATGTTTTTACTAGATGGGCCTTATATGGACTTCTAAGGCCCATTATATATGTAACTCAGTCTACACACTTCTGATTAGGTAGCTGAGGGATATTGAGGCATGCGAAGGGTGAAGATGCTATTATGAGATATCAGTGCATAATGTATAAATTGCATAAAGCTATTGATCATGACGTGGTTGAGTTGGTTAACTAGAAGTAAATAAGTCAATATTCATGTAGCATATTCTGTTTTTATTATCGTaactatttcaaaattttgaactttTCGTTGCGGACGTCTTTTGTATTATTGAAAGAGACCATTTATTGCAAGATTGTAATGAGTCacaataaaatgtttttttttttttttttgctaaatacaCAATCAAATGTTGGGGGGCATATATAGGGACTTCAATTATCAAAAATAGGAAGGATTTAAATATGATAAGACTCTTTTGTAGGGACCAAGATATCCATCAACCATATATGTTCTGTCATAAAAATCAAGAATCTCTTAACTTATTTGTAGTAGTACTCCTTCCCTCTCTTCTccttaatattatatttgtaagaGATATATACACATGTGGAGAGGAATCATTACTCTTTTCTACTTCATTTTGGAATTATTTGTTTAGGCCTAAAATGTGTCTGATCCACATGGACCCTTCTGAAATCTTCAAACCAAACCATTACCACACAAACCTACAGTCCTTAGACAGCCCTCTCTATCTTGTACTCTCCATGAAAATTACTTAACAGCCCATTCCTTCCTCTGCTTTGTCCTCTTCTTTGTCTCTTGGATTAAGGGTAGTTTGTGGTTTTCCTTGTTTGGGGAGTTTAGCTTCTGGTTGCAATTATTGGAGaggaaaaaagagaaagaaactctTTTGGTTGATCTTATTCTCTACGGCACATCTTGTTCATGAGAAAGACTTGAAATAGTGTTCCATGGTTGGTTTCTTGAGTCAGAAGAAACTGCGAACTAAGAGTTCGTAGTATGTCAGCAAAGAAGAAAGATCTTTTGTCCTCAGCCATGAAGAGAACCAGTGAATGGTTTTTAAATGGATTATTCTACTTTTATTTCTGGATCCATTTTTTATTACTACTTTCCAAGTAAAAATGTTTGTTACATTGTTTCAGGATATCTTCTCAGGAAGTCTCTAGTGATGTCACCGTTCATGTAGGAGAAGCTTCTTTTTCACTGCACAAGGTAAAAAAACTATACCTAAAAATTTATCGATTAATCTTATATGAAGCAAAGCCAGTGGTGACAAGACCAGTCTCTCTTGCAGTTCCCACTCTTGTCCAAATGTGGGCTTATCAAGAAACTTGTGTCTGAATCTAAAAACGATTCAGATGCTACTGTTATCAAAATCCCAGACATCCCTGGAGGCTCTGAAGCATTCGAGCTAACAACTAAGTTCTGCTACGGTATTAACTTTGATATGAGCACAGAGAACATAGCCATGCTTCGATGTGCATCAGAGTATCTAGAGATGACAGAGGAGCACTCTGTTGAAAACCTCGTTTCAAGATCCGAAGCTTACTTGACTGAAGTAGCTCTGAAGAGCTTATCGAGCGCAATCACAGTCTTGCACAAGTCAGAGGACTTGTTGCCCGTTGCTGAAAGAGTGAAACTTGTGAGCCGTTGCATCGATGCAATTGCTTATATGACTTGTCAGGAAAGCCAGTTCTGCAGTCCTACGAGTAATAACAGTAACAATGAGGTTGTGAGCAAGCAGCCTGTGGTTGATTGGTGGGCTGAAGACTTGACCGTTCTTAGGATTGATTCGTTTCAACGAGTTCTCATCGCAATGATGGCTAGAGGGTTTAAGCAGTATGGACTTGGTCCAGTGCTTATGCTCTATGCTCAGAAATCTCTTCGAGGGCTGGTGAGTTTCCTTGATACACAATTTACCATTATAAAACAGAGTTGTTAGGGTTTAATCAGCAGGGCCGGATCTAGACACAACCGCGTAAAATTTTTGAatgtttacaaatttttaaatagagATAGGCTCCaagttacaaatttttaaactaaaattctTTACAAAAATGTTTATAGGATTTaataagtttgttttttttttttgcaggagaTTTTTGGTAAAGGAACCAAGAAGATTGAACCAAAACAAGAACACGAGAAGAGAGTGATTCTTGAAACAATAGTAAGCCTTCTTCCACGAGAGAGAAACGCAATGTCAGTTAGTTTTCTCTCGATGCTTCTGCGTGCAGCAATATACCTAGAAACAACGGTTGCTTGTAGGCTTGACTTGGAGAAGAGAATGGGGTTACAGTTGTCACAAGCCGTACTTGACGATCTCTTGATTCCCTCTTACTCTTTCACTGGAGAACATTCGTTGTTTGATACAGACACTGTTCAACGCATTCTCATGAACTATCTTGAGTTTGAAGTTGAAGGAGTACGGTTAAGCAACAATGGTGCTGATCTTGCTGGTGACATGGAACGTGTTGGTAAACTGATGGAGACTTATTTGGCTGAGATAGCTTCTGATAGAAACGTGAGCTTACAGAAGTTCATAGGTTTAGCTGAACTTATCCCTGAACAGTCTAGAGTTACTGAAGATGGGATGTACCGAGCCGTAGACATCTACTTGAAGGTAACTATTACTTATTTTGCAAAaaataagttcaaaaaaaaactattacttattttgcaaaaaaaaaaaaatcattttgatatatatatttcatgcggattgaatttttttgtaaattatatactAGTATATTCCTATTTAATGTAtagttaattaaataaaaataatttatataataattaatttgttatttaaaaaggtaaataagTGATCAAGCGTAGAACTacattagaaatttaaaaatggcaattaaacaaaaataataattataaaatgaaatttttgtGTAAGATAGAGAATATTAAGAATTTAAGATAATAAACATACACATTCATTTTCACTATTTTGATCAAGCTTATTGCATGCTGTATGATCTTCTTGCAGGCGCATCCTAATATGAGTGACGTAGAGAGGAAGAAAGTATGCAGCTTAATGGATTGCCAGAAACTATCACGTGAAGCCTGCGCTCACGCAGCTCAGAACGATCGTCTTCCCGTTCAAACCATTGTTCAAGTCCTTTACTACGAGCAACAACGTCTACGAGGAGAAGTCACTAACGATACAGATCCTCCAGCAGCACCACCACCACAACCTGCAACAGCTGTTCTTCCACCTCCTAAGCTCAGCTCCTACAACGACGAACTCTCCAAGGTGAAACGCGAGAACCAGGACTTGAAACTTGAACTTCTCA is a genomic window containing:
- the LOC130495539 gene encoding protein CONSERVED IN THE GREEN LINEAGE AND DIATOMS 27, chloroplastic-like, which produces MLRLNVNYPLLPKIPPANRVCNRKLGSYYDYSSNVKYGDDDGKKKQMFLSVSVKAMKEEGNGSGSMSFSGQSWDPSSEIQVPSDQRPVNEYSALKEGTLYSWGELSPTQFFLRIGGLWLVTFTVLGVPIAAASFNPSREPLRFVIAAGTGTLFLVSLIVLRIYLGWSYVGDRLLSAVIPYEESGWYDGQMWVKPPEVLARDRLLGSYKVKPVIKMLKQTLVGTGALLVSAFVLFVFATPVEDFFKTTLRSNGNQPEAWMDSRGRKADRGASGGRRFTPLTENDKRRRRKKKKVECGALMVTCD
- the LOC130496581 gene encoding casein kinase II subunit alpha-2-like, translating into MIHVPFFVFFFSSSFISFQSPPRRRFLLLCAVLTLRAPLAHSPIRRSPLVAPTETPASVGIDPDPLAAEISVSDQTRAMSKARVYTDVNVVRSKDYWDYESLNVQWGEQDEYEVVRKVGRGKYSEVFEGFNVNTKEKCIVKILKPVKKKKIRREIKILQNLCGGTNIVKLFDVVRDEHSKTPSLIFEYVNSTDFKLLYPTLTDYDIRYYIFELLKALDYCHSQGIMHRDVKPHNVMIDHELRKLRLIDWGLAEFYHPGKEYNVRVASRYFKGPELLVDLQDYDYSLDMWSLGCMFAGMIFRKEPFFYGHDNQDQLVKIAKVLGTDDLNAYLDKYQLELEPQLEALVGRHSRKPWSKFINADNQHLVSPEAIDFLDKLLRYDHQDRLTAKEAMAHAYFSQVRAAETSRMRSQ
- the LOC130496810 gene encoding BTB/POZ domain-containing protein SR1IP1-like, translating into MSAKKKDLLSSAMKRTSEWISSQEVSSDVTVHVGEASFSLHKFPLLSKCGLIKKLVSESKNDSDATVIKIPDIPGGSEAFELTTKFCYGINFDMSTENIAMLRCASEYLEMTEEHSVENLVSRSEAYLTEVALKSLSSAITVLHKSEDLLPVAERVKLVSRCIDAIAYMTCQESQFCSPTSNNSNNEVVSKQPVVDWWAEDLTVLRIDSFQRVLIAMMARGFKQYGLGPVLMLYAQKSLRGLEIFGKGTKKIEPKQEHEKRVILETIVSLLPRERNAMSVSFLSMLLRAAIYLETTVACRLDLEKRMGLQLSQAVLDDLLIPSYSFTGEHSLFDTDTVQRILMNYLEFEVEGVRLSNNGADLAGDMERVGKLMETYLAEIASDRNVSLQKFIGLAELIPEQSRVTEDGMYRAVDIYLKAHPNMSDVERKKVCSLMDCQKLSREACAHAAQNDRLPVQTIVQVLYYEQQRLRGEVTNDTDPPAAPPPQPATAVLPPPKLSSYNDELSKVKRENQDLKLELLKMKMKLKEFEKDNTEKRSSSTTTMSSNHSSPRSTASMDKPPLPRKSFMNSVSKKLGKLNPFGIPPRGRTKPPKDRRHSIS